Proteins encoded by one window of Anaerosalibacter sp. Marseille-P3206:
- a CDS encoding folate family ECF transporter S component has product MEKYKGNITTRKLVMASFLTALSIIFTRFLFLMVPLAGLPALRLSFGESPIMLSGVLFGPLLGGLTGLAADLIGVVVNPQGAYFPGFTLSSILWGVIPGFISMYFKKVDNERDYSITNSLLIFLLICGLIKGFFSQDILSIKEGSIYLYDNLLSIPIMVLYIGVFVVLVLLPIFLRGKLNNKSYFSFDKIVLMVSISYIIVSLGLNTLWLSIMFKKGFLILFPGRLLSSIVSIPMHSMIISIFMKYFKYAVRE; this is encoded by the coding sequence ATGGAAAAGTACAAAGGTAATATTACTACAAGAAAACTTGTAATGGCTAGTTTCTTAACAGCTTTAAGTATAATTTTTACAAGATTTTTATTTTTAATGGTACCATTAGCAGGTTTACCAGCTTTGAGACTTAGCTTTGGTGAATCTCCTATTATGCTTAGTGGCGTGTTGTTTGGGCCATTATTAGGAGGATTAACTGGACTAGCTGCTGATTTAATAGGAGTAGTTGTAAATCCACAAGGAGCATATTTTCCTGGCTTTACTCTAAGTTCGATTTTGTGGGGAGTTATACCAGGATTTATATCAATGTATTTCAAAAAGGTAGATAATGAGAGAGATTATAGTATTACGAATTCTTTACTCATATTCTTATTAATATGTGGGTTAATAAAAGGTTTTTTTTCGCAAGATATTTTGTCAATCAAGGAAGGAAGTATTTACTTGTATGACAATCTATTGTCAATACCAATCATGGTGTTATATATAGGAGTATTTGTAGTATTAGTCTTATTACCAATATTCCTTAGGGGAAAATTAAATAATAAAAGCTATTTTTCATTTGATAAGATAGTTTTAATGGTAAGTATTTCATATATAATAGTATCATTAGGCTTAAATACTTTATGGCTTTCAATTATGTTTAAAAAAGGATTTTTAATATTATTCCCTGGAAGGCTACTAAGCAGTATAGTGAGTATACCAATGCATTCTATGATTATTTCTATATTTATGAAATACTTCAAATATGCAGTTAGAGAATAG
- a CDS encoding flavodoxin family protein, with protein sequence MKKVISIMGSPRKNKNTDMLLDTFTNGVLENGYSVEKINLIEKKISPCVACGYCEKTGKCIIKDDMDEIYSLFDEGDIFVIASPLYFNTVSSFTKMVIDRCQKYFSLKYSLNEVYRKGQNRTGIFISVGGAPYSHDHFNSCIGTMDFFFKSIDAKYLGNYFVSGSDKNPVWDRDDVLKEVYNIGKNIDKLSNFYLHR encoded by the coding sequence ATGAAAAAGGTAATTTCTATTATGGGAAGTCCTAGAAAAAATAAAAATACAGATATGTTGCTAGATACGTTTACTAATGGAGTTCTAGAAAATGGATATTCAGTAGAGAAGATAAATTTAATAGAAAAGAAAATATCTCCTTGTGTGGCATGTGGCTATTGTGAAAAGACAGGAAAGTGTATAATAAAAGATGACATGGATGAAATATATAGTTTATTTGATGAAGGAGATATATTTGTTATTGCTTCACCATTATATTTTAATACTGTTAGTAGTTTTACTAAAATGGTTATTGATAGATGTCAAAAATACTTTTCTCTTAAATATTCTTTAAATGAAGTATATAGAAAAGGCCAAAATAGGACAGGAATATTTATATCTGTTGGTGGAGCACCTTATTCCCATGATCATTTCAATAGCTGTATAGGAACTATGGATTTTTTCTTTAAATCTATAGATGCTAAGTATCTTGGTAACTACTTTGTCTCTGGAAGTGATAAAAATCCAGTTTGGGATAGAGATGATGTATTAAAAGAAGTATACAATATAGGTAAAAATATAGATAAACTTTCAAACTTCTACCTTCATAGGTAG